One genomic region from Marmota flaviventris isolate mMarFla1 chromosome 6, mMarFla1.hap1, whole genome shotgun sequence encodes:
- the Slc17a5 gene encoding sialin isoform X5, producing the protein MRSSVRGPVVNDGEDSTDSTPLLQGARQAEAAPACCSARYNLAMLAFFGFFVLYALRVNLSVALVDMVDSNTTLAENRTSKECADHSAPIKVLRNQTGKRYQWDAETQGWILGSFFYGYIITQIPGGYVASKIGGKLLLGFGILGTSVFTLFTPIAADLGVAALIVLRALEGLGEGVTFPAMHAMWSSWAPPLERSKLLSISYAGAQLGTVISLPLCGIICYYMNWTYVFYLFGIVGIFWFVLWMWLVSDTPETHKTISNNEKEYILSSLKNQLSSQKSVPWIPILKSLPLWAIVVAHFSYNWTFYTLLTLLPTYMKEILRFNVQENGFLSALPYFGCWLCMILSGQAADNLRAKWNVSTICVRRIFTLIGMIGPAVFLVAAGFIGCDYSLAVAFLTISTTLGGFCSSGFSINHLDIAPSTLLENGKLFFVSLLLLMYLVPFSLYYWPKAKCRSGLSVITMDTKTEENNK; encoded by the exons CTCCAGCATGCTGCTCTGCTCGTTACAACTTAGCAATGTTGGCCTTCTTTGGTTTCTTCGTTCTCTATGCATTACGTGTGAATCTGAGTGTTGCATTAGTGGATATGGTAGATTCAAATACAACTTTAGCAGAAAATAGAACTTCCAAGGAGTGTGCAGATCATTCTGCTCCCATAAAAGTTCTTCGAAATCAAACG GGCAAAAGGTACCAGTGGGATGCAGAAACTCAAGGATGGattcttggttcttttttttatggtTACATTATCACACAGATTCCTGGAGGATATGTTGCCAGCAAAATAGGGGGAAAACTGCTGCTAGGATTTGGGATCCTTGGCACCTCTGTCTTTACCCTGTTCACTCCCATCGCTGCAGATTTAGGAGTTGCAGCTCTCATTGTACTCAGAGCACTGGAAGGACTAGGAGag GGTGTTACGTTTCCAGCCATGCATGCCATGTGGTCTTCCTGGGCTCCCCCTCTAGAAAGAAGCAAGCTTCTTAGTATTTCATATGCAG GAGCACAGCTTGGGACAGTAATTTCACTTCCTCTTTGTGGAATAATCTGCTACTATATGAATTGGACTTATGTTTTCTACCTCTTTG gtaTAGTTGgaatattttggtttgttttatggaTGTGGCTAGTTAGTGATACACCAGAAACTCACAAGACAATCTCCAATAATGAAAAGGAATACATTCTTTCATCCTTAAAAAATCAG CTTTCTTCACAGAAGTCAGTGCCATGGATACCCATTTTAAAATCACTACCACTTTGGGCTATTGTAGTTGCTCATTTTTCGTACAACTGgactttttatactttattgaCATTATTGCCTACTTACATGAAGGAGATCCTAAGGTTCAATGTTCAAGAg AATGGATTTTTGTCTGCATTGCCTTATTTTGGTTGTTGGTTATGTATGATTCTGTCTGGTCAAGCTGCTGACAATTTAAGGGCAAAGTGGAATGTTTCAACTATATGTGTTCGAAGAATTTTTACCCTTATTG GAATGATTGGACCTGCAGTATTCCTGGTAGCTGCTGGATTTATAGGCTGTGATTATTCTTTGGCTGTTGCATTCTTAACTATATCAACAACATTGGGAGGCTTTTGCTCTTCTGGATTTAGCATCAACCATCTGGATATTGCACCTTC aaCACTGTTAGAGAATGGCAAATTGTTTTTTGTATCGCTGCTGCTATTAATGTATTTGGTGCCATTTTCTTTGTACTATTGGCCAAAGGCGAAGTGCAGAAGTGGGCTGTCAGTGATTACCATGGACacaaaaactgaagaaaacaataaataa
- the Slc17a5 gene encoding sialin isoform X1, with amino-acid sequence MRSSVRGPVVNDGEDSTDSTPLLQGARQAEAAPACCSARYNLAMLAFFGFFVLYALRVNLSVALVDMVDSNTTLAENRTSKECADHSAPIKVLRNQTGKRYQWDAETQGWILGSFFYGYIITQIPGGYVASKIGGKLLLGFGILGTSVFTLFTPIAADLGVAALIVLRALEGLGEGVTFPAMHAMWSSWAPPLERSKLLSISYAGAQLGTVISLPLCGIICYYMNWTYVFYLFGIVGIFWFVLWMWLVSDTPETHKTISNNEKEYILSSLKNQLSSQKSVPWIPILKSLPLWAIVVAHFSYNWTFYTLLTLLPTYMKEILRFNVQENGFLSALPYFGCWLCMILSGQAADNLRAKWNVSTICVRRIFTLIGMIGPAVFLVAAGFIGCDYSLAVAFLTISTTLGGFCSSGFSINHLDIAPSYAGILLGITNTFATIPGMVGPVIAKSLTPDNTVREWQIVFCIAAAINVFGAIFFVLLAKGEVQKWAVSDYHGHKN; translated from the exons CTCCAGCATGCTGCTCTGCTCGTTACAACTTAGCAATGTTGGCCTTCTTTGGTTTCTTCGTTCTCTATGCATTACGTGTGAATCTGAGTGTTGCATTAGTGGATATGGTAGATTCAAATACAACTTTAGCAGAAAATAGAACTTCCAAGGAGTGTGCAGATCATTCTGCTCCCATAAAAGTTCTTCGAAATCAAACG GGCAAAAGGTACCAGTGGGATGCAGAAACTCAAGGATGGattcttggttcttttttttatggtTACATTATCACACAGATTCCTGGAGGATATGTTGCCAGCAAAATAGGGGGAAAACTGCTGCTAGGATTTGGGATCCTTGGCACCTCTGTCTTTACCCTGTTCACTCCCATCGCTGCAGATTTAGGAGTTGCAGCTCTCATTGTACTCAGAGCACTGGAAGGACTAGGAGag GGTGTTACGTTTCCAGCCATGCATGCCATGTGGTCTTCCTGGGCTCCCCCTCTAGAAAGAAGCAAGCTTCTTAGTATTTCATATGCAG GAGCACAGCTTGGGACAGTAATTTCACTTCCTCTTTGTGGAATAATCTGCTACTATATGAATTGGACTTATGTTTTCTACCTCTTTG gtaTAGTTGgaatattttggtttgttttatggaTGTGGCTAGTTAGTGATACACCAGAAACTCACAAGACAATCTCCAATAATGAAAAGGAATACATTCTTTCATCCTTAAAAAATCAG CTTTCTTCACAGAAGTCAGTGCCATGGATACCCATTTTAAAATCACTACCACTTTGGGCTATTGTAGTTGCTCATTTTTCGTACAACTGgactttttatactttattgaCATTATTGCCTACTTACATGAAGGAGATCCTAAGGTTCAATGTTCAAGAg AATGGATTTTTGTCTGCATTGCCTTATTTTGGTTGTTGGTTATGTATGATTCTGTCTGGTCAAGCTGCTGACAATTTAAGGGCAAAGTGGAATGTTTCAACTATATGTGTTCGAAGAATTTTTACCCTTATTG GAATGATTGGACCTGCAGTATTCCTGGTAGCTGCTGGATTTATAGGCTGTGATTATTCTTTGGCTGTTGCATTCTTAACTATATCAACAACATTGGGAGGCTTTTGCTCTTCTGGATTTAGCATCAACCATCTGGATATTGCACCTTC GTATGCTGGTATCCTCCTAGGCATCACGAATACATTTGCCACTATTCCAGGAATGGTTGGGCCTGTCATTGCTAAAAGCCTGACCCCTGAT aaCACTGTTAGAGAATGGCAAATTGTTTTTTGTATCGCTGCTGCTATTAATGTATTTGGTGCCATTTTCTTTGTACTATTGGCCAAAGGCGAAGTGCAGAAGTGGGCTGTCAGTGATTACCATGGACacaaaaactga
- the Slc17a5 gene encoding sialin isoform X4, which yields MRSSVRGPVVNDGEDSTDSTPLLQGARQAEAAPACCSARYNLAMLAFFGFFVLYALRVNLSVALVDMVDSNTTLAENRTSKECADHSAPIKVLRNQTGKRYQWDAETQGWILGSFFYGYIITQIPGGYVASKIGGKLLLGFGILGTSVFTLFTPIAADLGVAALIVLRALEGLGEGVTFPAMHAMWSSWAPPLERSKLLSISYAGAQLGTVISLPLCGIICYYMNWTYVFYLFGIVGIFWFVLWMWLVSDTPETHKTISNNEKEYILSSLKNQLSSQKSVPWIPILKSLPLWAIVVAHFSYNWTFYTLLTLLPTYMKEILRFNVQENGFLSALPYFGCWLCMILSGQAADNLRAKWNVSTICVRRIFTLIGMIGPAVFLVAAGFIGCDYSLAVAFLTISTTLGGFCSSGFSINHLDIAPSYAGILLGITNTFATIPGMVGPVIAKSLTPD from the exons CTCCAGCATGCTGCTCTGCTCGTTACAACTTAGCAATGTTGGCCTTCTTTGGTTTCTTCGTTCTCTATGCATTACGTGTGAATCTGAGTGTTGCATTAGTGGATATGGTAGATTCAAATACAACTTTAGCAGAAAATAGAACTTCCAAGGAGTGTGCAGATCATTCTGCTCCCATAAAAGTTCTTCGAAATCAAACG GGCAAAAGGTACCAGTGGGATGCAGAAACTCAAGGATGGattcttggttcttttttttatggtTACATTATCACACAGATTCCTGGAGGATATGTTGCCAGCAAAATAGGGGGAAAACTGCTGCTAGGATTTGGGATCCTTGGCACCTCTGTCTTTACCCTGTTCACTCCCATCGCTGCAGATTTAGGAGTTGCAGCTCTCATTGTACTCAGAGCACTGGAAGGACTAGGAGag GGTGTTACGTTTCCAGCCATGCATGCCATGTGGTCTTCCTGGGCTCCCCCTCTAGAAAGAAGCAAGCTTCTTAGTATTTCATATGCAG GAGCACAGCTTGGGACAGTAATTTCACTTCCTCTTTGTGGAATAATCTGCTACTATATGAATTGGACTTATGTTTTCTACCTCTTTG gtaTAGTTGgaatattttggtttgttttatggaTGTGGCTAGTTAGTGATACACCAGAAACTCACAAGACAATCTCCAATAATGAAAAGGAATACATTCTTTCATCCTTAAAAAATCAG CTTTCTTCACAGAAGTCAGTGCCATGGATACCCATTTTAAAATCACTACCACTTTGGGCTATTGTAGTTGCTCATTTTTCGTACAACTGgactttttatactttattgaCATTATTGCCTACTTACATGAAGGAGATCCTAAGGTTCAATGTTCAAGAg AATGGATTTTTGTCTGCATTGCCTTATTTTGGTTGTTGGTTATGTATGATTCTGTCTGGTCAAGCTGCTGACAATTTAAGGGCAAAGTGGAATGTTTCAACTATATGTGTTCGAAGAATTTTTACCCTTATTG GAATGATTGGACCTGCAGTATTCCTGGTAGCTGCTGGATTTATAGGCTGTGATTATTCTTTGGCTGTTGCATTCTTAACTATATCAACAACATTGGGAGGCTTTTGCTCTTCTGGATTTAGCATCAACCATCTGGATATTGCACCTTC GTATGCTGGTATCCTCCTAGGCATCACGAATACATTTGCCACTATTCCAGGAATGGTTGGGCCTGTCATTGCTAAAAGCCTGACCCCTGAT Tga